The Montipora foliosa isolate CH-2021 chromosome 14, ASM3666993v2, whole genome shotgun sequence genome window below encodes:
- the LOC137985467 gene encoding HMG domain-containing protein 3-like — protein sequence MAVTNFPLGDPMLLHHAIKNKALDMTTLESLDEQQLQGICRDCKIDNVASLSKALLIQRLQVLYSSLLTGSSPCHGFSQVAGNTGGFYHMVCRHGTTVASKFLLLQESVRDAVDLYLSLKCPPVVLVNDTPCGFARHLDLREPTVGSQLWGDCMGCFEKPSVETEPKQVSVPQVVPSEFSSIKLSEGSLNFDPANPLQHPLTGCTRRYVVGDRFHTSTNPHKSKLCGFHDIKVCIQSDTIKTSYQECQNNSKNIKRLRSSTMQSFPVHFIYNYLMDFYHNESIVQKQHKQLSSTLQDGQILQRDRFLRFVVNIK from the exons ATGGCTGTTACTAATTTTCCATTAG GGGACCCAATGCTTTTGCACCATGCTATTAAGAATAAGGCTCTAGACATGACAACATTGGAGAGTTTGGATGAACAACAACTCCAGGGTATCTGCAGGGATTGTAAGATTGACAATGTTGCAAGTCTTTCCAAG GCTCTGCTTATTCAAAGACTTCAGGTTTTGTATTCTTCACTACTGACTGGTTCTTCACCCTGCCATGGTTTCTCACAAGTAGCTGGAAATACTGGTGGATTTTATCACATGGTGTGCCGCCATGGA ACCACAGTGGCATCAAAGTTTCTCTTGCTTCAGGAGTCTGTCCGGGATGCTGTGGATTTGTACTTGTCCTTAAAATGCCCCCCTGTTGTTTTGGTGAATGACACACCTTGTGGCTTTGCTCGACACCTTGATCTCAGAGAACCAACAGTGGGTAGTCAACTCTGGGGTGATTGTATGGGCTGTTTTGAAAAACCTTCCGTAGAGACAGAGCCAAAGCAG GTAAGCGTCCCTCAAGTGGTGCCGTCAGAATTTAGTTCCATCAAGCTATCTGAAGGAAGCCTTAACTTTGACCCTGCAAATCCCTTGCAACATCCCCTGACTGGCTGTACAAGAAGATATGTTGTTGGTGATCGTTTTCACACCTCCACAAACCCACACAAATCAAAGTTGTGTGGTTTCCATGACATTAAGGTGTGCATCCAGAGTGATACCATCAAGACCAGTTATCAGGAATGCCAAAATAACAGCAAAAATATAAAACGACTACGAAGTTCAACTATGCAGTCCTTCCCTGTGCACTTCATCTACAATTATTTAATGGACTTTTATCATAACGAGAGTATTGtacaaaaacaacacaaacagTTATCGTCAACACTGCAAGATGGTCAGATTCTTCAAAGAGATAGATTTCTCAGATTTGTTGTAAATATTAAGTAG